Part of the Pelmatolapia mariae isolate MD_Pm_ZW linkage group LG3_W, Pm_UMD_F_2, whole genome shotgun sequence genome is shown below.
CCTTTGGGTTGAAACCAGAGTGTCACCTTAGTGCTTTCCATTTCATGTCCATGTGGTGTGTTTAACCTCCAGGTGTCCAAGAGGCTGAATCGCAGGGTAAGAGTTGTTGTCCTTTCAACACATTTACAACACAAGcgcactgcacacacacaggagtTTTGTAGCCTGGGATAAAGCAACAGCTGCCTCTTGACCGTGATTCTTGTGATACAGCAAATGTTCAAATAGACGAATAACTGTAACGGTTTTAGGACGTGCTCTGAATAAATATTGTATGCGATGCAAATTTGAGCAGTTTGTTACTGTGTGACAGTGTGTAACCACATCAGCCTCCTGCTGCAGACAGACCAGAGCTGCTACTCCTCTCTGCTCAGTGTTCTTCCTCCTTCCTGTTTTATCCCTCTCTGCctttcttcatctttctttttcattctcAATTAAGTATGAAACTGACTCCATTATAATAGAGAAAGAAACCAACCAGACAAACTGAAGTGCCTCAAtaagaaaatcaaattaaagTGGGAATTTTTTGGTAACACCATGTTGTTTGATGAGTGGACTCGCTGCAAATCAATTTCCCATTGGGGACATTAAAGTTACCAAACAGTGTTTGCATGTGAAGGCCATCGCGGTGGTGGGAGCATCAAGCTGTGGGAATAATTCAGTGTTTCTGGAACTGGAATCATGCCAGTGGGTGGAAGGAATCTTGAATGGATCTGTGAAGCTTCTGAGCAAACCTAGGTCTGGATtgttataataacaataataatacattttatctATAGGTGCCTTTAAGAgcctcaaggtcaccttacaataGCACAAGAACAATAGCAACAATACAGTATAAAAAAACATGGCAAAATAACATTTAGACATAAGGTaactaagaaaaaaacaactctgaATAGATGAGTTTTGAGGCGTGATTTAAAAGTGGTGAGAGAGTTTGTGGTGGAAGTGCATCTAAAGTCTCGGGGCAACTAAAGGCTCTGAGTCCCACAGTAGTCAGGCGAGCAGGTGGAACAGACAgaagggaagctgaagaagagcgGAGTGTACGATGGGGTGAGCATGTGTAGAGAAGATCAGATAGATATGGAGGAGCGAGGTTATGAAGCACTTTGAAAGTGAGAAACAGGATCTTGAAATTGACACGGAGGTGAATTGGGAGCCAATGGAGCTGTTTAAGAACAGGTGTTATATGTTCAGTGGATCTAATTCTGGATATAATAcgagcagctgtattttgagCTAACTGCAGTTTATGGAGGGATTTATGAGGTAGACCATAGAgaagagaattacagtaatctgAACAACATGTGACAAGAGCATTGACAAGTATGGTGGTACTGTTTGGAGTGAGTGAGGGACGAAGGCGGTTAATATTACGGAGATGAAAGTAGGAAGACCGagtgatattatttatatgtgcTGTGAAGGACAGAGTGCTAACGAGAATGACACCAAGactcttaacctgaggggagGGTGTGACAACAGAGTTATCAATGGATAATGAAAGACTTCTGGTTGGGACTGTAGTCAGTTTTGATCTGGTGcctattaaaatgaattctgttttattgccaTTACGTTTAAGAAAGTTGTGAGTAAACCAGACCTTGATTTCACTTAAACAGTCAGAAATGGATGTGGGTGGGAGAGTAGCTGTGGGTTTGGAGGATAggtagagctgcgtgtcatctgcgtagcagTGAAACTGGATGTTATGCTTGCTAAAAGTATTACGTAGGGGTAGGAGATAGATGATAAAAAGTAAAGGACCCAGGACAGAGCCTTGGGGTACACCGGAGTTAACTGGAGTAGATACTGATCTGTGAGGGAGTAATTGAACAAACTGTGAGCGGCCAGAGAGATACGAGGTAAACCAGGCGGGTACTGTACCATTGATGCCAAGAGATACTAATCTATGAAGAAGGATGCGGTGGGAGATAGTGTCAAAAGCTGCTGTAAGGTCAAGGAGAATGAGGATGGAGATGAGTCCAGAGTCAGCTGCAAGCAGAAGATCTTTGCTGATTTTTACTAGagctgtttctgtactgtgaacGGAAGCCAGACTGAAACTGTTCGTACACGTTATTTCcagtgaggtgtctatgaaccTGTGCAGCCACTATCTTTTCAAGAGTTTTGGCTGAAAAAGGCAGATTTGAAATTGGCCTGAAATTATTTAGATTGGAAGGGTGTGAACCATTCTTTTTCAGTATAGGAGTTATTGTTCCGGGTCAGGAACtcatccctgacccggagtgggcccTTTTCCAACTGAGCTGCTTTTGtcgtgttttttaaaattattttatttttgctgtatttttagttttttatctcatttttttttattccatatAGGACTTATCACCCATCAGCTAACCCTCACTGCCCGCCCTCTTTAAACACCTGTAAAGCAGCGATTTGAGGCTTGtagaacacacagacagagcagaGTGGGTTTGTTAGGCCTGGGGTTCAAGCTTGAGAGGAAGTGCTTCTTGGAGCTCTACCAGGGCCCAAAATGCCTGgaattatttagaaaaaaagagatgcCCAAATACACACcgcagggtcaaaggtcacatacttgttgtttttcagtgttttacagTTCATACTTCAAATTGGCTGTTCTAAATCTTTTATTCATGTACATTCTGAGTGCCTCGTTCAATAAAAACTGTcaaatttttgtgtttttctcttattATCCCTGATAACACTCTTATAGTATACAGTAGAGCAACACAACTACCAGATGTTGAAAGAAATAGTCCTCCTGACAAAGGGGACAAAAACTCTCAGATGATTTTATGACACCTTTACagctaaaacaacaaaatgattCCAGGCGGCCTCCTTAACATGATAGATGTTATTAAACCCCAACTTGCTTTTTTTGCATCTGCCAGAGGTAAAAACGTGATTGGTGAATGAGGGATGCTTTGAGTACTCACGTAGACTAGCAAAGCACTAACGAACGAGTCCACATTAGCATCAGGGGAGCTAATATTTTTGACTCTGGTAGGTTTTGTGAAATAATTTTGTTTCTATGTGAAAGGGGACACAGTGTAGACATCCAACATATAAACCTCAGATGTTTGGAAACCCTGTTAAAAACTCCCTGCTGTTTAACAACGCTCGGGAAACTTGACAAACCtactttaaacatttttcataGACGACCCACTAATTCTGTCCTCATCTATTTCACACGAGCTAGACTTTGTTTTGTACTGCCCTCTCAAAGGGAGTGATGCACTTGTGTCGTCACATCTTAAAACACATAACAACTACATCTTTTAGTATTTAAGCGTGTCCTTTTACTATataatctctctctgtctctttgtctCACTGTCTTCATGCTGGCTTTTCCCTGCAGCAGGATTCACAGGATGAAGGGCTTTGTTACCATGGAGACATTGACTCTGAGCATCCTTCCAATGCTTTGGCAAGTCTGTCTCTTACTTTTCGTCAGTTTTCTTGCTCCTCGCTCTGTTGGTCTGCCTACTTCATCCAACtgcttattttctttcctttcactCTTCTTTCCCTCAGTGCTGCTGTGCTATCCTGGCAAAATGATATGTACAACAGTCAGGGAGGGTCTTATAAAAGATGTTACTGATTTGTATTCTTGGACATGTATAATGTGTGTGGTAGCCAGGTCCTGAttaaaaatcagacaaaacattaaaaccagcagagaggtctgttaacacataagCTGTGTCTCAAAACCTAGGCTGCATCCTTTGCAATAAGGAGGCCCCGGCCTCCTTTGGAGACCGAGAAGgctggaagtgcgaggctgtgaaattggacagtctagccttcagTTTTGCAACAccagctgtctcggtggagtttaataaactcagccgtctgctccttgctatctaaaatataacaggacactggagtaaactctcgaccatctcacacttctgtttaattagttttctgtttgacgtttattcagctgtgtaaaaactataactttaatctcagccaaaccaatttactcaggaacaaataaaatactgaaaaaagccaaacaagttatctaagtgacttatatatcatgtttaacctgagtagcgaaagaccgcgggggtctgaaaacgatgtgccgggagttcgctgttctcgctggctcgagtgaccattgaaccccagctagctatcgagctggtgggtaacagatgtctccgaaaacgtcggagcactttgggacacagctttagtgagtgaagaagaaacacccagtgcatcacaggaatcccccggcagcctacacctactgcagcataactaagggaggattcaaggtcacctgatccagccctaactatatgctttagcaaaaaggaattATTGTTCTAACACTTTGATGATTCCTGTGATGATCTTTTGCCAGCGAACAGTGTCCAATAAACCAGaatacagtttattttgcagcaGTAGCAAAATACCTCGTCATTACAGGCTTGATAACGATGTGTCTGCAAGTACTAGCTAACATAAAACAGGCGTGTAGCGGTCCCACTGAGTGATCTGTGATCTTTGCAGCCCCTCCCAGGTCTCAGATACGGAGCACAGGTCAAAATGTTCCAGAACCAGGTTCCTCTGCTTCCTGGAGAGACCATCCAAACTACAGGTGCCTTCATTCTTCctagtgtgtatgtgtattgtCCGGTCATACAAGTACACCTGTGTAATCAGCgcttttcctttgcttttcCTACAGTCAAGGATGTGATGTACATTTGTCCATTCAGCGGTCTGGTTACTGGGACTTTGACCATCACAGACTACAAGCTGTACTTCATCAGTGTGGAAAAGGTCTGCTAGATTATTAGAAGTGCTgtagcactctccacctgtacCAGTGTGTTCATGTTAGTGTGTGTACATTCAGGACTCTCCCTACATTCTGGATGTGAACCTGGGAGTCATCAGCAGGATCGAATCTATCAGTGTTCCCAACCAAGGAGAGAACAACAAGGGACTGGAGCTGGTCTGCAAGGTACCGCTTTAATACACAAGCAGTCACACAAATGTATATGCACGATTATATGTGTTAAAACACATTATCTAACATCTTATAGGCATTTTTAGTtaacagcaataaaaaaaaaaacaacagaaaatgtgCAAATGTCTTATTTTGGCGAGTCTGCTGATTGAGCAGTTTCCTGCTTCATGCTTCAGGACATGAGGAGTCCCAGGTTTGCCTATAAGATGGAGGAGAGCCAGCCGGACGTGGTGGAGGTGCTGACCAAACATGCCTTTCCTCTGTCCCACAATCTGGTCAGTTTAGTTCTCGTCCTGTATATACTGCTTTTAACTGATGTCTCACTGTCTCACAACATAAAGTGACAGATAGCAGACACATTCACCAACATACAAAATGATAAAGAGGAACAAAGGTTGGTGGCATAGTGAGGAGTTAGCCAGTTAGCTGTAGAAGGCTTTTGGTTAGTCCCATAAGGCAAACTGGTCGTGAGTGAGGGCGATTATAGTAAAAACTACCGTTTGTTACATCTGCATGACTAATACTGTAACTGTGACTTCCTCTGGCAGCCCTTGTTTGCCTTCCTGTACAAAGAGCAGTTTCCTGTGGACGGCTGGAAGGTGTATGACCCAGCAGCAGAATACAGACGTCAGGTAACTCCACGGGTGCCGTTACTCTACTACTGACATGTTGCCAGTTAACCTCATTTGTTGCAAaatgtttctctgtttcttttttaatagcACTTACTTTTCCAGCATCCTGAACATTTTATGTTATCTAATATGGGAGTATtagatttgttttttacattatcCAGACTTTGTTTCTTTCCTCTGCTTGCATGTCTTTTGTCAGGGGCTTCCTAATGAGAGCTGGACCATCAGTAAGATAAACAGCACCTATGAGCTATGTGACACGTATCCTTCCGTCCTGGTCATCCCCACCAACATCACAGATGAAGACATCAAACGAGTGGCTGTGTTCAGAGCCAAGCACCGTATACCGGTCAGTCTGAGCACATATCTGAGGCTGAGGCTTTGCTCTTTATCtcaaagtagaatgggaggcagagccttcagttttcaggctctcagctcccagtttggattcgaaGGACAGACAccgtctctacttttaagattaaagatatagttagggctggattaGCTGACCCTAAACCTTCCTAATGTTACGCTGCAATAGGCTGCTGCAAGCTTCCCGCGATGCACTGATTATTTCTTCTTTACTCACCTGTTTTTCATTCTCTGGCTCTCTCTCCCATTTGTGCATTTTGCAGGTTCATTGGCTAATGACTTGTTAATTAGCCATACATCTTGCTTTCTAACTTTAGTATTTATGGGAACACACAAAATGAATTTTAGTTTAGATTCTGTCCAAGCTGTGTCCACATGCTGTGCTCAGTGTGTTTGGCTAAACTGGTCTTGCTCTTCCTGCTTGCAGGTCTTGTCCTGGATCCACCCAGAGTCTCAGGCCACCATTGTACGCTGTAGCCAGCCGCTAGTTGGGCCGTCAGACCGTCGCTGTAAAGAAGACGAACACTTTCTCCAAATCATCATGGACGCCAACGCTCAGTCCCACAAGCTCACCATCTTTGATGCCCGACAGAGCAGCGTGGCCATCACCAACAAGGTGCAAGACAGAACGTTTTAACCACACTGCTATAGAGACATGCTTCTCATGGTTCATCACTGCTCACCCTTACATCACTTATTAACACGGAaatctctctttttgttttggaCTCCTCCGCCCTGGCCTCTGCTGCCTCCATCACATGCAGGGAAAGGATGGAGGGTATGAAAGTGAGAGTTTCTACCCCAATGTAGAACTAAACTTCCTGGAAATTCCAAACATTCATGTGATGAGGGAGTCTCTTAGGAAGATGAAGGATgtcgtttatcctaccatagaCGAAGCCCACTGGCACTCCTTTATCGACCAGACGCACTGGCTGGAGTACATACGGGTAAACGACACAAACGCACACCAGCCACATAAAATAAGGAACAAGCTGTTTCCTTATGCAAAGAATATATCTTAACCACACGGCCTGTTGTGTTTAGCTGTTATTAGCAGGAGCAGCAAAGGTAGCTGATAAGCTGGAGTCTGGGAAGACTTCGGTGGTGGTTCACTGCAGCGACGGCTGGGACAGGACAGCCCAGCTTACCTCTCTGGCCATGCTGATGCTGGACAGTTACTATCGCACACTGAGAGGCTTCCAGGTTACACACACCAAGTACACACTCCAGTCCTCATCTTTGCATGTAGTTACGTACTAAACATATATATGCTTGTGTTTGCAGGTTTTAGTGGAGAAGGAGTGGATTAGTTTTGGACACAAGTTTGCTGCTGTAAGAGCCTGCTACATATAATATTTGTTGATTTGGTTTATATCCCTATTTTTTACATAACAACATAACAATCTGGCATCAACATGCAGTCATTTACATAGTTACCTGGAATGAAGTACATTCACGGGCCTTTGCATTTCATGTACACGCTCCAGTGTAGCTGCATATGTAAACAAGTTAGTGGTGCTGTAATGCAGTGATGCATTTGCTTCACATGCAGAGATTCCGAGTACAAGTCCAGGAGGAGAAATACTGTCATAAAAATCTGCACCATATTAAATATGCATGCCTTGTTATTAAGGAAGCGGCCAAAAGAAGCTTTTAGTTGTATATGAGAAAGCAAATGATACGACTCAACATTAGGGATCGTTTACCTCGCCAGCTCCACAGTTAGAAGTCTGTCAGATAATTTGCAAAAttacttaataataataattaataatttggAAATAGGGCAGGTAACTGAACGGCAAATgtagagcaaagaaaaaattgaTATATAATTCTAAATATGTTTTAGATTTTAGAttccaccctttgctttgttgacagcctGCAAACCCTcggccttctctcagtgagcttcatgatgtcgtCACCTGACATGTTTCCCctcacaggtgtgcctgtcagggttcatttgtggagtttcttgccttcttagtggtgttgggaccatcagttgtgttgtgctttgaatgtgtccccaagtgcagtcacaaaaaccatcaagaCCACAATGAAACTGTCTCACATGAGgacgccccaggaaaggaagaccaagagtcccctctgctgctgaggacacattcatccgagtcaccagcctcagaaatcacaagttaacagcagctcagattagaACCCAGATAGATGCCACACAGAGCTC
Proteins encoded:
- the mtmr1a gene encoding myotubularin-related protein 1a isoform X1; this translates as MEKQAGGAGAGDGAGANRKPWGSPTCGAAGGDTLDSPTGSHVEWCKQLIAATISSQISGSVQPDIGSRDIKAGRRPDFMVSKRLNRRQDSQDEGLCYHGDIDSEHPSNALPLPGLRYGAQVKMFQNQVPLLPGETIQTTVKDVMYICPFSGLVTGTLTITDYKLYFISVEKDSPYILDVNLGVISRIESISVPNQGENNKGLELVCKDMRSPRFAYKMEESQPDVVEVLTKHAFPLSHNLPLFAFLYKEQFPVDGWKVYDPAAEYRRQGLPNESWTISKINSTYELCDTYPSVLVIPTNITDEDIKRVAVFRAKHRIPVLSWIHPESQATIVRCSQPLVGPSDRRCKEDEHFLQIIMDANAQSHKLTIFDARQSSVAITNKGKDGGYESESFYPNVELNFLEIPNIHVMRESLRKMKDVVYPTIDEAHWHSFIDQTHWLEYIRLLLAGAAKVADKLESGKTSVVVHCSDGWDRTAQLTSLAMLMLDSYYRTLRGFQVLVEKEWISFGHKFAARVGHGDENHANSERSPLFVQFIDCVWQMTRQFPAAFEFNELFLITVLDHLYSCLFGTFLYSSEQERANQEVPAKTVSLWSYINSQPEDFTNPFYVDYENHVLYPMVSPRHLELWTSYYARWNPRMRPQVPVHQTLKDLLILRAELQRRVEELQREASSHSLSSSSDHSPSHTAGTPLHTAV
- the mtmr1a gene encoding myotubularin-related protein 1a isoform X6 translates to MEKQAGGAGAGDGAGANRKPWGSPTCGAAGGDTLDSPTGSHVEWCKQLIAATISSQISGSVQPDIGSRDIKAGRRPDFMVSKRLNRRPLPGLRYGAQVKMFQNQVPLLPGETIQTTVKDVMYICPFSGLVTGTLTITDYKLYFISVEKDSPYILDVNLGVISRIESISVPNQGENNKGLELVCKDMRSPRFAYKMEESQPDVVEVLTKHAFPLSHNLPLFAFLYKEQFPVDGWKVYDPAAEYRRQGLPNESWTISKINSTYELCDTYPSVLVIPTNITDEDIKRVAVFRAKHRIPVLSWIHPESQATIVRCSQPLVGPSDRRCKEDEHFLQIIMDANAQSHKLTIFDARQSSVAITNKGKDGGYESESFYPNVELNFLEIPNIHVMRESLRKMKDVVYPTIDEAHWHSFIDQTHWLEYIRLLLAGAAKVADKLESGKTSVVVHCSDGWDRTAQLTSLAMLMLDSYYRTLRGFQVLVEKEWISFGHKFAARVGHGDENHANSERSPLFVQFIDCVWQMTRQFPAAFEFNELFLITVLDHLYSCLFGTFLYSSEQERANQEVPAKTVSLWSYINSQPEDFTNPFYVDYENHVLYPMVSPRHLELWTSYYARWNPRMRPQVPVHQTLKDLLILRAELQRRVEELQREASSHSLSSSSDHSPSHTAGTPLHTAV
- the mtmr1a gene encoding myotubularin-related protein 1a isoform X3, yielding MEKQAGGAGAGDGAGANRKPWGSPTCGAAGGDTLDSPTGSHVEWCKQLIAATISSQISGSVQPDIGSRDIKVSKRLNRRQDSQDEGLCYHGDIDSEHPSNALPLPGLRYGAQVKMFQNQVPLLPGETIQTTVKDVMYICPFSGLVTGTLTITDYKLYFISVEKDSPYILDVNLGVISRIESISVPNQGENNKGLELVCKDMRSPRFAYKMEESQPDVVEVLTKHAFPLSHNLPLFAFLYKEQFPVDGWKVYDPAAEYRRQGLPNESWTISKINSTYELCDTYPSVLVIPTNITDEDIKRVAVFRAKHRIPVLSWIHPESQATIVRCSQPLVGPSDRRCKEDEHFLQIIMDANAQSHKLTIFDARQSSVAITNKGKDGGYESESFYPNVELNFLEIPNIHVMRESLRKMKDVVYPTIDEAHWHSFIDQTHWLEYIRLLLAGAAKVADKLESGKTSVVVHCSDGWDRTAQLTSLAMLMLDSYYRTLRGFQVLVEKEWISFGHKFAARVGHGDENHANSERSPLFVQFIDCVWQMTRQFPAAFEFNELFLITVLDHLYSCLFGTFLYSSEQERANQEVPAKTVSLWSYINSQPEDFTNPFYVDYENHVLYPMVSPRHLELWTSYYARWNPRMRPQVPVHQTLKDLLILRAELQRRVEELQREASSHSLSSSSDHSPSHTAGTPLHTAV
- the mtmr1a gene encoding myotubularin-related protein 1a isoform X7 produces the protein MEKQAGGAGAGDGAGANRKPWGSPTCGAAGGDTLDSPTGSHVEWCKQLIAATISSQISGSVQPDIGSRDIKVSKRLNRRPLPGLRYGAQVKMFQNQVPLLPGETIQTTVKDVMYICPFSGLVTGTLTITDYKLYFISVEKDSPYILDVNLGVISRIESISVPNQGENNKGLELVCKDMRSPRFAYKMEESQPDVVEVLTKHAFPLSHNLPLFAFLYKEQFPVDGWKVYDPAAEYRRQGLPNESWTISKINSTYELCDTYPSVLVIPTNITDEDIKRVAVFRAKHRIPVLSWIHPESQATIVRCSQPLVGPSDRRCKEDEHFLQIIMDANAQSHKLTIFDARQSSVAITNKGKDGGYESESFYPNVELNFLEIPNIHVMRESLRKMKDVVYPTIDEAHWHSFIDQTHWLEYIRLLLAGAAKVADKLESGKTSVVVHCSDGWDRTAQLTSLAMLMLDSYYRTLRGFQVLVEKEWISFGHKFAARVGHGDENHANSERSPLFVQFIDCVWQMTRQFPAAFEFNELFLITVLDHLYSCLFGTFLYSSEQERANQEVPAKTVSLWSYINSQPEDFTNPFYVDYENHVLYPMVSPRHLELWTSYYARWNPRMRPQVPVHQTLKDLLILRAELQRRVEELQREASSHSLSSSSDHSPSHTAGTPLHTAV
- the mtmr1a gene encoding myotubularin-related protein 1a isoform X4, producing the protein MEKQAGGAGAGDGAGANRKPWGSPTCGAAGGDTLDSPTGSHVEWCKQLIAATISSQISGSVQPDIGSRDIKQDSQDEGLCYHGDIDSEHPSNALPLPGLRYGAQVKMFQNQVPLLPGETIQTTVKDVMYICPFSGLVTGTLTITDYKLYFISVEKDSPYILDVNLGVISRIESISVPNQGENNKGLELVCKDMRSPRFAYKMEESQPDVVEVLTKHAFPLSHNLPLFAFLYKEQFPVDGWKVYDPAAEYRRQGLPNESWTISKINSTYELCDTYPSVLVIPTNITDEDIKRVAVFRAKHRIPVLSWIHPESQATIVRCSQPLVGPSDRRCKEDEHFLQIIMDANAQSHKLTIFDARQSSVAITNKGKDGGYESESFYPNVELNFLEIPNIHVMRESLRKMKDVVYPTIDEAHWHSFIDQTHWLEYIRLLLAGAAKVADKLESGKTSVVVHCSDGWDRTAQLTSLAMLMLDSYYRTLRGFQVLVEKEWISFGHKFAARVGHGDENHANSERSPLFVQFIDCVWQMTRQFPAAFEFNELFLITVLDHLYSCLFGTFLYSSEQERANQEVPAKTVSLWSYINSQPEDFTNPFYVDYENHVLYPMVSPRHLELWTSYYARWNPRMRPQVPVHQTLKDLLILRAELQRRVEELQREASSHSLSSSSDHSPSHTAGTPLHTAV
- the mtmr1a gene encoding myotubularin-related protein 1a isoform X2, which encodes MEKQAGGAGAGDGAGANRKPWGSPTCGAAGGDTLDSPTGSHVEWCKQLIAATISSQISGSVQPDIGSRDIKAGRRPDFMQDSQDEGLCYHGDIDSEHPSNALPLPGLRYGAQVKMFQNQVPLLPGETIQTTVKDVMYICPFSGLVTGTLTITDYKLYFISVEKDSPYILDVNLGVISRIESISVPNQGENNKGLELVCKDMRSPRFAYKMEESQPDVVEVLTKHAFPLSHNLPLFAFLYKEQFPVDGWKVYDPAAEYRRQGLPNESWTISKINSTYELCDTYPSVLVIPTNITDEDIKRVAVFRAKHRIPVLSWIHPESQATIVRCSQPLVGPSDRRCKEDEHFLQIIMDANAQSHKLTIFDARQSSVAITNKGKDGGYESESFYPNVELNFLEIPNIHVMRESLRKMKDVVYPTIDEAHWHSFIDQTHWLEYIRLLLAGAAKVADKLESGKTSVVVHCSDGWDRTAQLTSLAMLMLDSYYRTLRGFQVLVEKEWISFGHKFAARVGHGDENHANSERSPLFVQFIDCVWQMTRQFPAAFEFNELFLITVLDHLYSCLFGTFLYSSEQERANQEVPAKTVSLWSYINSQPEDFTNPFYVDYENHVLYPMVSPRHLELWTSYYARWNPRMRPQVPVHQTLKDLLILRAELQRRVEELQREASSHSLSSSSDHSPSHTAGTPLHTAV
- the mtmr1a gene encoding myotubularin-related protein 1a isoform X5, with product MEKQAGGAGAGDGAGANRKPWGSPTCGAAGGDTLDSPTGSHVEWCKQLIAATISSQISGSVQPDIGSRDIKDSQDEGLCYHGDIDSEHPSNALPLPGLRYGAQVKMFQNQVPLLPGETIQTTVKDVMYICPFSGLVTGTLTITDYKLYFISVEKDSPYILDVNLGVISRIESISVPNQGENNKGLELVCKDMRSPRFAYKMEESQPDVVEVLTKHAFPLSHNLPLFAFLYKEQFPVDGWKVYDPAAEYRRQGLPNESWTISKINSTYELCDTYPSVLVIPTNITDEDIKRVAVFRAKHRIPVLSWIHPESQATIVRCSQPLVGPSDRRCKEDEHFLQIIMDANAQSHKLTIFDARQSSVAITNKGKDGGYESESFYPNVELNFLEIPNIHVMRESLRKMKDVVYPTIDEAHWHSFIDQTHWLEYIRLLLAGAAKVADKLESGKTSVVVHCSDGWDRTAQLTSLAMLMLDSYYRTLRGFQVLVEKEWISFGHKFAARVGHGDENHANSERSPLFVQFIDCVWQMTRQFPAAFEFNELFLITVLDHLYSCLFGTFLYSSEQERANQEVPAKTVSLWSYINSQPEDFTNPFYVDYENHVLYPMVSPRHLELWTSYYARWNPRMRPQVPVHQTLKDLLILRAELQRRVEELQREASSHSLSSSSDHSPSHTAGTPLHTAV
- the mtmr1a gene encoding myotubularin-related protein 1a isoform X8 is translated as MEKQAGGAGAGDGAGANRKPWGSPTCGAAGGDTLDSPTGSHVEWCKQLIAATISSQISGSVQPDIGSRDIKPLPGLRYGAQVKMFQNQVPLLPGETIQTTVKDVMYICPFSGLVTGTLTITDYKLYFISVEKDSPYILDVNLGVISRIESISVPNQGENNKGLELVCKDMRSPRFAYKMEESQPDVVEVLTKHAFPLSHNLPLFAFLYKEQFPVDGWKVYDPAAEYRRQGLPNESWTISKINSTYELCDTYPSVLVIPTNITDEDIKRVAVFRAKHRIPVLSWIHPESQATIVRCSQPLVGPSDRRCKEDEHFLQIIMDANAQSHKLTIFDARQSSVAITNKGKDGGYESESFYPNVELNFLEIPNIHVMRESLRKMKDVVYPTIDEAHWHSFIDQTHWLEYIRLLLAGAAKVADKLESGKTSVVVHCSDGWDRTAQLTSLAMLMLDSYYRTLRGFQVLVEKEWISFGHKFAARVGHGDENHANSERSPLFVQFIDCVWQMTRQFPAAFEFNELFLITVLDHLYSCLFGTFLYSSEQERANQEVPAKTVSLWSYINSQPEDFTNPFYVDYENHVLYPMVSPRHLELWTSYYARWNPRMRPQVPVHQTLKDLLILRAELQRRVEELQREASSHSLSSSSDHSPSHTAGTPLHTAV